In Sphingobacterium thalpophilum, a genomic segment contains:
- the queA gene encoding tRNA preQ1(34) S-adenosylmethionine ribosyltransferase-isomerase QueA, with translation MKLSQFKFNLPESLLASEPSENRDESRLMVLHRDTGKIEHKIFKDVLDYFDDKDVMILNNTKVFPARLYGNKEKTGATIEVFLLRELNNELRLWDVLVDPARKIRVGNKLYFGDDDLLVAEVVDNTTSRGRTIRFLFDGTDEEFRRNIEILGETPLPKYIKRKATPEDKFRYQTIYAKNEGAVAAPTAGLHFSRELMKRLELKGVDFAEVTLHVGLGTFRTVEVEDLTKHKMDSEQFIITDEAARVVNKAIDNKRRVCAVGTTSMRAIESSVSADHHLKAASDWTSKFIYPPYDFSIANSMITNFHTPESTLLVMIAAFAGYENVMNAYEVAVKEKYRFYSYGDAMLII, from the coding sequence ATGAAGTTATCTCAATTTAAATTCAACTTACCAGAATCATTACTTGCTTCTGAACCTTCTGAAAATCGTGACGAATCACGCTTGATGGTCCTACATAGAGATACTGGTAAAATTGAACACAAAATTTTCAAAGATGTATTGGATTATTTCGATGACAAGGATGTCATGATCTTAAACAATACTAAAGTTTTTCCAGCGCGCCTTTACGGTAATAAAGAAAAAACTGGAGCGACGATTGAAGTTTTCTTGTTGCGTGAATTGAACAATGAACTTCGTCTTTGGGATGTATTGGTAGACCCTGCGCGTAAAATCCGTGTAGGCAACAAATTATATTTCGGTGATGATGATTTATTGGTTGCCGAAGTGGTTGACAATACAACTTCTCGTGGTCGTACAATTAGATTTTTATTTGACGGTACCGATGAAGAGTTCCGCCGTAATATCGAAATCTTAGGTGAAACTCCGCTTCCTAAATATATCAAGCGTAAAGCTACACCGGAAGATAAATTCCGTTATCAAACAATCTATGCAAAAAATGAAGGGGCTGTCGCTGCACCTACAGCGGGACTTCACTTCTCCAGAGAGTTAATGAAACGCTTGGAACTAAAAGGCGTTGATTTTGCAGAAGTTACTCTTCACGTTGGGCTTGGAACTTTCCGTACCGTTGAAGTCGAAGATTTAACCAAACATAAGATGGATTCCGAACAGTTTATCATCACTGATGAGGCTGCGCGCGTTGTTAATAAAGCTATCGATAACAAACGTCGTGTGTGTGCTGTAGGAACGACTTCTATGCGTGCAATAGAATCTTCTGTTTCTGCAGACCATCACTTAAAAGCGGCTTCTGACTGGACCAGTAAGTTCATCTACCCTCCTTACGATTTCAGTATTGCAAACTCGATGATTACAAACTTCCACACGCCAGAATCTACACTTTTGGTGATGATTGCTGCTTTCGCTGGTTACGAAAACGTCATGAATGCATACGAAGTTGCAGTAAAAGAAAAATACAGATTCTATAGCTATGGTGATGCCATGTTAATTATCTAA
- a CDS encoding ABC transporter permease: MLFFRLILESCQFAFSALKDNRTRTLLSLLGVTIGIFTIIGVFSAVDTLRNNIEESVKKIGSKTLYIEKWPWDGGPNFPWWKYLNRPEPTYNNYLDLKSRMTTAEYMAYMINIGNTTIKYKNNSAQGSSVNAATYENLYIQNLNIIDGRYFAESESRGGALVTVLGANIAEGLFPNEEPVGKYINMLGRKIQVIGVLKKEGNGVLINTSPDDTAFIPFELARNLVNYDNFSPSIAMVIKSNYTLGEAESEAKTLMRSIRRISPQREENFSINQTTMITGALDQLFGIINLAGFSIGIFSILVGGFGIANIMFVSVKERTHIIGIQKALGAKNFFILSQFLVESIVLCLLGGGIGLVVVYFLAFVVQAAIGVAIVVSLKMVMLTVSLSTFIGLISGIVPALMASRLDPVEAIRSK; encoded by the coding sequence ATGCTATTTTTTAGATTGATATTGGAGAGTTGTCAGTTTGCTTTTTCGGCATTGAAAGACAATCGTACTCGCACCTTACTTTCGCTGCTGGGTGTGACCATCGGTATTTTTACGATTATTGGTGTATTTTCTGCAGTAGATACCCTACGGAATAATATAGAGGAATCAGTCAAGAAGATTGGCAGCAAAACACTGTATATCGAAAAATGGCCCTGGGATGGCGGCCCAAATTTCCCTTGGTGGAAATACTTGAATAGACCCGAACCCACATACAATAATTACCTGGATTTAAAAAGCCGGATGACGACGGCTGAGTATATGGCGTATATGATCAATATCGGCAATACGACTATTAAATATAAAAATAATTCGGCCCAAGGCTCATCGGTTAATGCTGCGACTTACGAAAATCTTTACATTCAAAATTTGAATATTATAGATGGTCGTTACTTTGCTGAAAGTGAGTCGAGGGGTGGAGCTCTTGTAACTGTGTTGGGCGCAAATATTGCAGAGGGGCTTTTTCCTAATGAGGAACCAGTTGGCAAATATATCAATATGTTAGGCCGAAAAATTCAGGTTATTGGTGTATTAAAGAAAGAAGGAAATGGTGTATTGATTAATACCTCTCCGGATGATACAGCCTTTATTCCGTTTGAGCTGGCTAGAAATTTGGTCAACTATGATAATTTCTCACCGAGTATAGCGATGGTTATTAAATCGAACTACACGCTTGGCGAGGCTGAGAGCGAAGCGAAAACACTTATGCGGTCGATTCGTCGTATATCACCACAACGGGAGGAGAATTTTTCCATTAACCAGACAACAATGATCACAGGTGCATTGGATCAGCTTTTTGGTATCATTAATCTGGCGGGTTTTTCAATTGGTATTTTTTCAATTTTAGTCGGCGGTTTTGGCATTGCCAATATTATGTTTGTAAGTGTCAAAGAACGTACACATATCATCGGAATTCAGAAAGCGCTAGGAGCTAAAAATTTCTTTATTCTTTCACAATTTTTAGTAGAGTCTATTGTACTTTGTTTGTTGGGTGGAGGGATTGGTCTCGTTGTCGTCTATTTTTTGGCTTTTGTGGTACAAGCTGCGATTGGCGTTGCTATTGTGGTCAGTTTGAAAATGGTAATGCTTACTGTTTCACTTTCTACTTTTATTGGGTTAATATCGGGCATTGTTCCAGCTTTAATGGCTTCTCGATTGGATCCGGTAGAAGCGATTCGGAGTAAATAA
- a CDS encoding DUF2306 domain-containing protein, whose protein sequence is MFKRAQFSILHGFWLLIFAYSCLLMAEITFRYRGFSLDANFLMIKQTEIESLWWYRYVFYIHVCTAIFALPAGFTQFNTYLLNKYPRVHRSIGYLYVFAILVFAAPSGLLIGSVANGGLTAIIAFELLGLGWCYFTWRAVRLASQRKFDKHRDFMIRSFALTCSALTLRFWKVALVYFFQPNPMDVYQIIAWLGWIPNLLLAEFIIYQKNHKL, encoded by the coding sequence ATGTTTAAAAGGGCTCAATTTTCGATATTACATGGATTTTGGCTTTTAATCTTTGCTTACAGCTGCCTGTTGATGGCTGAAATTACTTTTCGCTATCGCGGCTTCTCTCTCGATGCTAATTTCTTGATGATTAAGCAGACCGAAATAGAATCACTTTGGTGGTATCGCTACGTGTTTTATATCCATGTTTGCACGGCTATCTTTGCCTTGCCTGCCGGCTTTACGCAGTTTAATACTTATCTATTGAATAAATATCCGCGAGTCCATCGAAGTATCGGGTATTTATATGTATTCGCCATTTTGGTTTTTGCCGCTCCTTCAGGTTTGCTTATTGGATCCGTGGCGAATGGCGGGTTAACCGCTATTATTGCCTTTGAATTATTGGGGCTTGGATGGTGCTATTTTACATGGCGGGCAGTTCGTTTGGCGAGTCAGCGAAAATTTGATAAACACCGTGATTTTATGATCCGTAGTTTTGCATTAACCTGCTCGGCATTGACCCTACGTTTTTGGAAGGTTGCTTTAGTATACTTCTTTCAGCCCAATCCCATGGATGTTTATCAAATTATTGCATGGCTGGGATGGATACCTAATTTGTTGCTGGCGGAATTTATTATTTATCAAAAAAATCATAAATTATGA
- a CDS encoding YARHG domain-containing protein, protein MKKNLCLLLLLGAVLGCKDGKSKKNETAEIKDTVAVEREAHQELYGNWVGDFVVDESTLGEDEGLPTTDYAPKINLTIKKITDKGGVYGQNVVKGNLRSFVGKLEENGTDIRLLLDEPGDRKSDGRFEIKLNHDTLIGNWSAYDQGVKIKKRNFKLLKKQFAYNPNLMLKNQDGEEGTLVDWINEKRKEETDVDGDSTYTYIIQYYRSASPAVFTVNASKQKLTEKDLKNLKKLDLEIIRNTIFARHGYAFTKPSIRQFFEPVDWYVPISKDVSADLSQLEKDNIALLTRFEKYATDNYDTFGR, encoded by the coding sequence ATGAAGAAAAACCTTTGTTTACTGTTATTGCTTGGAGCAGTCCTTGGTTGTAAGGATGGGAAAAGTAAAAAGAATGAAACTGCCGAAATAAAAGATACTGTTGCCGTCGAGCGTGAGGCCCATCAGGAACTTTACGGTAATTGGGTTGGCGACTTTGTCGTTGATGAAAGTACACTTGGAGAAGATGAGGGTTTGCCAACAACGGATTACGCTCCCAAGATAAATCTGACGATAAAGAAAATTACCGATAAAGGAGGTGTTTATGGACAGAATGTTGTAAAGGGGAATCTGCGCTCTTTTGTAGGGAAGTTGGAAGAAAACGGTACTGATATTCGCTTATTATTGGATGAACCTGGAGACAGAAAATCCGACGGGCGTTTTGAAATTAAGCTTAATCATGACACGCTAATTGGTAACTGGTCTGCGTATGACCAGGGTGTAAAGATCAAAAAGCGAAACTTTAAATTGTTGAAAAAACAATTTGCCTATAATCCAAATCTGATGCTTAAAAATCAGGATGGAGAGGAGGGGACCTTGGTTGACTGGATTAATGAAAAAAGAAAAGAGGAAACTGACGTGGATGGTGACTCAACGTATACATACATTATACAATATTATAGATCTGCATCTCCCGCAGTCTTTACTGTAAATGCGTCTAAGCAAAAGTTGACAGAGAAAGATCTGAAAAACCTCAAGAAATTAGATTTGGAAATTATTCGGAATACCATTTTCGCCCGACATGGCTATGCGTTTACTAAACCCAGCATTCGCCAATTTTTTGAGCCTGTAGATTGGTATGTACCTATTTCAAAAGATGTGAGTGCAGACTTAAGTCAACTGGAAAAAGATAATATAGCCTTGCTGACTAGGTTTGAAAAATATGCAACAGATAATTATGACACCTTTGGAAGATAA
- the hisD gene encoding histidinol dehydrogenase has protein sequence MLKKYDYKTLGKEEIQQLVARNMDPNNAIQDVVQEIIQQVRQQGDVVLREYAAKFDKVELDRLYLDEEDIDALASTIGRDQQRALEIAFQNIHKFHSTQLKRERTVETMPGVKCWREVRPIEKVGLYIPGGSAVLPSTLLMLGVPARIAGCKEIVVCSPPQSNGKINGFVAFCLKLLKINRIYLVGGAQAVAAMGFGTETIPKVDKIFGPGNQFVTKAKSIIQGLANVSIDMPAGPSEVLVVADESASPAFVAADLLAQAEHGADSQAVLVATSNALVDAVNTALVAQLAVLPRKELASKAIENSYAVTVETLREAIQFSNDYAPEHLILETDQWESLTRYISNAGSVFLGHLTPESAGDYASGTNHTLPTSGYARSYSGVSVDSFVKKVTFQHINETGLQQIGSVVEILAELEGLQAHKNAISIRKNG, from the coding sequence ATGTTAAAAAAATATGATTACAAGACCCTAGGGAAAGAGGAAATACAACAATTAGTTGCCCGAAATATGGACCCCAACAATGCAATTCAGGATGTTGTTCAGGAGATTATTCAACAAGTACGTCAACAAGGTGATGTGGTTCTGCGCGAATATGCCGCCAAATTTGATAAAGTTGAACTTGACAGATTATATTTAGACGAGGAAGATATCGACGCTTTGGCGTCTACCATAGGCCGTGATCAACAGAGAGCACTTGAAATCGCTTTTCAAAATATCCATAAATTCCATAGTACACAGCTAAAAAGAGAGCGTACGGTTGAAACAATGCCCGGTGTAAAATGCTGGCGAGAAGTCCGTCCGATTGAAAAAGTTGGACTTTACATCCCTGGCGGGTCAGCAGTTTTACCAAGCACGCTTTTAATGCTTGGTGTCCCGGCAAGGATAGCTGGATGCAAAGAGATCGTCGTTTGTTCTCCACCTCAATCCAATGGAAAAATCAATGGCTTTGTCGCTTTTTGTTTAAAATTACTTAAGATAAACAGAATATACTTAGTTGGAGGTGCTCAGGCCGTTGCAGCGATGGGTTTTGGAACGGAGACCATACCAAAAGTGGATAAGATCTTTGGCCCGGGCAATCAATTTGTCACAAAAGCAAAATCCATCATACAGGGGCTAGCAAATGTCAGTATTGATATGCCTGCAGGACCATCCGAAGTGCTGGTCGTCGCGGATGAATCGGCAAGCCCAGCATTTGTGGCAGCAGATCTTTTGGCACAGGCTGAACATGGAGCCGACAGTCAAGCAGTCCTGGTTGCAACATCCAATGCGCTAGTTGATGCAGTCAACACAGCCCTTGTAGCCCAGTTAGCGGTTTTGCCACGCAAGGAACTCGCTTCAAAAGCGATTGAAAATTCCTATGCAGTAACTGTTGAGACGCTTCGGGAGGCCATACAGTTTTCAAACGATTATGCACCAGAACACCTTATTTTGGAGACGGACCAATGGGAATCCTTAACACGCTATATCAGCAATGCTGGTTCTGTTTTTTTAGGACACTTAACACCTGAAAGCGCAGGAGATTATGCCTCAGGTACAAATCACACACTACCGACATCAGGTTATGCACGCTCCTATTCAGGCGTATCGGTAGATTCTTTTGTTAAAAAAGTTACCTTTCAACATATAAACGAAACCGGGCTTCAACAAATCGGATCAGTGGTTGAAATACTCGCTGAACTCGAGGGACTACAGGCGCATAAAAATGCGATTTCCATTCGGAAGAATGGATAA